TGATGAGTTTCTGCTGCATGATTTTCCTGAAGCTTCGAGGATTCATGTGACACAGCTGCCTAAGAATATGTTAGATGCTGATGGAACTGATTCTTGGTCAGTATTTCAGGGAAAAAATCTTCCTAGATGGTTTAATTCTGACGGGGTTTTGTTTAACACAGCGGGGGAGTTTGATAAGATCGGGTTGGAGTATTTTAGGCGCAAGCTTGGCCGTCCGGCTTGGCCAGTTGGGCCAATTCTTCTGTCCATGGAAGGTCAAGCTCGATCGGGAAGAGAATCAGGAATCACCTCTGAGCTTTGCAACAAATGGCTTGATGCAAAACCTGCAAATTCAGTCTTATACATAGCATTTGGATCGCAGAATACTATTTCGGGTTCACAGATGAAGCAATTGGCGATGGCGTTGGAGGACAGCGGCACAAACTTCATCTGGGTTGTTAGGCCTCCATTGGGCTTTGACATAAACTCAGAATTCAAGGCCGGAGAGTGGCTCCCTGAAGGCTTCGAACAACGGATTCAAGACCAGAAAAGAGGGTTACTGGTTCATAAATGGGCACCTCAGCTGGAGATTTTGTCCCACAAATCAGTTTCTGCATTTTTAACCCACTGTGGTTGGAACTCAGTGCTTGAAGCCCTTAGTCACGGGGTACCCTTGATGGGATGGCCAATGGCGGCCGAGCAGTTCTTCAATTCCATGCTTTTGGAGAAAGAGGTTGGAGTTTCTGTGGAGGTGGCCAGAGGGCCTACCTGTGAGGTAAAGCATGAAGACATAACAAAGAAGATTGAGTTGGTGATGAATGAGACTGagaaaaggaaggaaatgaGAAGAAAGGCTTGTGAGGTAAGGGATATGATCAAGGATGCCACTAGAGATGACGAAGGTTTTAAGGGGTCCTCTGTGAAAGTCATGGACGAGTTTTTCAATGCTGCGTTTTCACAGTGGGGGAGGACCAAGTTGGGACAAAACCATGAGTATTAACAGCCATGATTATCTTTATACTTTATGTAGACTAATTTATAGTCAAAACTGTTTTGCTTTCTGAGATGCTTCTCTGGTGAACTCCACCACACTTCTCTAGTctccaaatttattaaaagcaTTTATCCATATGATATCCAAATTACTCGACTACAATTGCCAAAGCTTGTACTATAGCTCATAATCTATTAGAGGTAGCTGCATTTTTAGGATCCATCTCCATGGTTTTTCTTATCTCTTGGTCTTTGTTCTCCTGAATTTTCCTTACCCAGAAAGTGACCCAAAGGTGGTCCTCAACAACCCACTTGTAGGGGATTGGTCTTGGAACTTTTGGCCTTTTCACACCATGGCAGTCGAATTTGGAAGAGAAAGTTGAATCCATTTAGTCACCAAAAGCCTGCATTGCATCAGTTTCTTTCACATGCCCCTTGGAATAATAATATGTCCCCTAGTGACAAAGGCCATCGACTTTAATGTTTGACTTaaacaaaaattctttcaaaaagaGCTGCTATGTacctttattttccttccaaGATGTGGAAGAAATGGCTGGAATGACCCACTTGGGGATGCATAGTCGTGGAGCTGTGACGACCACTTGCCTAGCCCTATTCCCTGCCTTGATTCCTGAGTCAACTGGGCTTCCCTGATATGGGGGCAAAAATTATAGGTAGAAAGCATGAAACATGAGCCCAACAACCGTTAGATCTTGAGCTGATCGTGTCCAGTACTGGAATCCAAATTTGATTACCACGTTTTCCATCAAATTCACCTCTGCTGTTTTCTCAGGATGATTAAAGACACGCATACATGAAATTAATGCTACTATGTTTGTGGAGAAAGTCATAATTTAATTGAATTAgagcttccatttttttttaccaaattaaGAGTCAGTGTCATGCTGCAGATTCAATGGATAATCCCTGCAGAGAAAACGTTGGAGCCATCTATATTTATGGCATGAGGACAAATGGGTACAGTCcagaaaaaatacatattttacagaaagtggaaaaaaaagTTGTTGAATGCCATACAATGGGAACACATTATATTATATCTGGCTTCACCTAAAAGCACAAACGAacgtgaaagaaaaaaaaaagatagaatagTCTTGTGACACAGATATGTGATCCGGTGGAGCTGAAACTTAGGGTGTCCGAGGCTCTTGATTAGAGAGGCTACCATGAAATCAAACTCTAGCTTGGATGGCTTAGATGAGTGACTTGTGTGctgatattttatttgaatgcatgCATTTCCTTGTTAAGGGAAATGGATTTGGTGTCCACAATTCTTTTCAGTCTTTTGAAAAAGGAATACTAATAAGGAAAATGTTATCGTATATAAACTCTCAATTTGGTAGAGGTGTCCAATGGTACCGGGCCATTATGGGCCAATGTGTCGGGTCGGCATGGCCCACTTAAAAATCATGCAGGATTGGGCCGACCCATGCAAGCCAAATAGGTGACCCGACATGATCTATAAGCCCATGGGCTAATCGTGTTCTTCCATGCCGTGCTGGCAGGCCGTGGCCTATGGACCactcattttattaaaaattttaatttaatttttttaaggtcattttgtcttaagtttttttcattattaaataaaatttcattttgttactttaaacacctctaataattatactttttattttttaaatttatatttatatttattgaggTTATAATTGTAAAATTGATAGAAATGttagctttttgtttttaaaaatagtaaaaaaaaaattatatttgaatttttttttgtttttttatccaaataacaataaatttaaaataatggaatatgtaaggaaatgaaatataaaaaaataattattttattcaataatttaacaaattacatgaaaaaataaggagaaaaaaatgagtAAGGGTGGCTTGACACGATGGCACGATGAACTGTTTCCTTAGGCCTAACACGACTCACTCCTTTGGATCATGCCAAGCCATGAGCCAGATGGGTGGTCTGACCTATTGGACACCTCTACAATTTGGTCAATTGACTAAGagtacaaataaatgagaataaagTATAAAAGAATGGGATTAGGAGTCCGTTTTGTAGCgattttaaaaagtacttttagtataaaaagcatttttaaagaaaaattaggagttggtcaaaattcaaaaagtacttttaaagattgaaatattaagcatttatttgataattatttttgagaacagttttatgttctctagaacaaaaaaacaagaaaataagtttgataataaaaaatttgtttctattttctattcttaaaaatagaaaatatagtgttttaagataatatttttttaattgtttttacttgttttataaaggctattttaaaaaataattatataaatatatagaatgattaaaataaaatagtagatataaaaattatttttaaaatatatttaaaaatattaaaaatatattaagaatatttcaggtttccaaatagacttttatttaacaaaacatcataagatgatttttgaaaactattctcaaaaattatttttctaaattgtataatgaaaacacttttactaaaaatattttaaataaaaatattactaaacACACTTTAAGGtacaaaataatacaaaaagttTGGATGCAACACAATGTGAGCTTAAATACCTAGGTGACACAATGTGACCTCAAATACATATATGACACTATGCGATTGATCTCACTATTTAGCATATACATATTTGGTATTATAACAATAACCTAATTATAAGTCACCAAAAATCTTGAGAAGCGGGGATATGGATATGCCATGGAAGAAGACaattttttgtatgatgaagagttattttttaagtgtaaaaaatggtttttgaagaaaaataaggtaTTTGACAGAAATTaggaaatgcttttaaaaatttgaaaaattacttataatattgaaaaatacttatagtattttatgaaaaaaatacttGATAAGTGATTATctttaataacattttaaaaaacatatatttttattaaaaatattttgagtaaaaatactatcaaacccattcttaaatattattaattaactTGTGATGCTCCAATGGTAGagattttgatattattaattaattaaataacaaagaGTACATCTCAAAAGCTAATGCATGTATAGAAAATTTTTTCCTCTAGAGACTaaatattcacaaaatcatCTTTCTTGACAAATAGTGAGTTTTCTCCTccactttgttttttctttcccctGTAAGATTCATGCATCTTGCAGGGGCATCGTCCCACACATGGACTTTTggaatatataatattttgcgttttattaaatatcattaGAGGGTGTTGGCAAATCTGTGGTTCTTTTGCATGTTATTTAAGTTAAAACTCTCTTTGTCACAGTGTAAATatgatttaacttaaaaataatttaagttaataagGTGACTTTTTGTAAAATGTAAATTGTTTTTGGATCtaggttgttgttgttgttctttatttatttatttatttattttttaacttattattatttatttcttaaattttttattgaatagaaaaaaatattaaaatattttattttttaatactaaaaatgaCCCATtggtcatttttattttttaatacttaaaaaaaataaaatattaaaaaagtaaataatttaatgcttaacattattaagtattatttaattttaaatttgatttgccattaaataaaaaaacaccacttaattaaattttactaaatatttttttattagattaatgAAGGAGCAAATCAATGTTAAACttagcttttaaattttaatcgTTAATGTTGATCACTTGGTGGCTTTTATTCTCCTCCCCAAATTATTGCAGGGGTTGGTTAAAATACATGCTTCTTAATTTTTGAGACAGAGccgtgtttattttgtttttgactgAAGTCTTGTCAGATGTCAGACACTGAATACAAAAGGTAAAGATATTAACTTTATTTTACGTTTGAAGTTTGAACgaaacttttataaaattcataatatattcAGATTACGAAGAAACTAGCTAGTGCTGCAGTAATCATGCATGAACCTTAGAAACAGCTAATTCATTAGCTTTAGTTGGTAGGATATTAAAACATATCATATAGTCAACTGATTACCATCTTTAGATGAAGGAGAATCACAATTTCTCTTCTTATAAATGGCCCACT
The sequence above is drawn from the Vitis riparia cultivar Riparia Gloire de Montpellier isolate 1030 chromosome 6, EGFV_Vit.rip_1.0, whole genome shotgun sequence genome and encodes:
- the LOC117915730 gene encoding UDP-glycosyltransferase 92A1-like, whose amino-acid sequence is MILSQQAETRAMAEGRENIVMFPFMAQGHTIPFLALALHIEKKKGYSITFVSTPLNIKKLRSAIPPTSSIRLLEIPFCSSDHGFPPNTENTDVLPYYRIIDFLHASLSLKPAFRELILNLINEQHGCPPLCIIADIFFGWTADVAKELGVFHAIFSGAGGFGLACYYSIWGSLPHRNADSDEFLLHDFPEASRIHVTQLPKNMLDADGTDSWSVFQGKNLPRWFNSDGVLFNTAGEFDKIGLEYFRRKLGRPAWPVGPILLSMEGQARSGRESGITSELCNKWLDAKPANSVLYIAFGSQNTISGSQMKQLAMALEDSGTNFIWVVRPPLGFDINSEFKAGEWLPEGFEQRIQDQKRGLLVHKWAPQLEILSHKSVSAFLTHCGWNSVLEALSHGVPLMGWPMAAEQFFNSMLLEKEVGVSVEVARGPTCEVKHEDITKKIELVMNETEKRKEMRRKACEVRDMIKDATRDDEGFKGSSVKVMDEFFNAAFSQWGRTKLGQNHEY